A section of the Clostridium felsineum DSM 794 genome encodes:
- the hisG gene encoding ATP phosphoribosyltransferase yields the protein MERIKTIRIALTKGRLEESATEIFEKIGLNCSELKDKGRKLVFNDYDNNIEFVLVKAPDVLTYVEHGAADIGIVGKDTLREMKKDFYEVLDLKVGRCKFSLASIPSFKLNEGFNRLKIATKYPNVAREYFREKGIDVEIIKIEGSVELAPILGLADAIVDIVETGTTLKENGLIIFEDICDISARMIVNRASMKLNKLRIEDIINKMKKYVEGV from the coding sequence ATGGAAAGAATTAAGACTATTAGAATTGCATTAACAAAGGGAAGACTTGAAGAGTCGGCTACTGAGATTTTTGAAAAAATTGGACTTAATTGTAGTGAGCTTAAAGATAAAGGGAGAAAACTTGTATTCAATGATTATGATAACAATATAGAATTTGTTTTAGTAAAAGCACCAGATGTTTTGACTTATGTTGAACATGGTGCAGCGGATATTGGAATAGTAGGTAAGGATACCTTAAGAGAGATGAAAAAGGATTTTTATGAGGTTCTTGATTTAAAGGTTGGAAGGTGTAAATTTTCTTTGGCATCAATTCCTAGTTTTAAATTAAATGAAGGTTTTAATAGATTGAAGATAGCCACAAAGTATCCTAATGTGGCAAGAGAATATTTTAGAGAAAAGGGAATAGATGTTGAAATAATAAAAATAGAAGGTTCTGTTGAACTTGCACCAATACTTGGGCTTGCAGATGCAATTGTGGATATAGTTGAAACAGGAACAACACTTAAAGAAAATGGTTTGATTATTTTTGAGGATATATGTGATATAAGTGCAAGAATGATAGTAAATAGAGCTAGTATGAAATTAAACAAGTTAAGGATAGAGGACATAATAAATAAGATGAAAAAATATGTAGAGGGTGTTTAA
- a CDS encoding ATP phosphoribosyltransferase regulatory subunit, with translation MINLKKYIPEGSRDILFEECTIKNNIESILRNVYINFGYEEIKSPTLEFYDVYNLENQPISQEKMYKLFDNTGRILVLRPDMTTPIARIAATKAKNKNYPLKLSYLGNIYRMNKALDGKISEITQSGIEILGTSNLRADAEILITAIKSILKTGLKEFKIEIGQVEFFKSIIGATKLLEEDIEKLRNLIENKNFSKVEEFITEKGNLIDKVSSEILMKLPTLFGGEEVIEKAEKLTHNKGAIEALETIKNLYEILKISGFEKYLLIDLGMVQHINYYTGLIFRGYADGIGDDLLSGGRYDKLIEQFGCDIPATGLAINVDNLVSALNYKVMEEDKHVIFTDIKNIAEAYELIEKLNSEGKKAEISLFDNIEDTKNHYLKNSNTKIFDLNTGETILGEGYYGKN, from the coding sequence ATGATAAATTTAAAAAAATATATACCTGAAGGTTCAAGAGATATTTTGTTTGAAGAATGTACAATAAAAAATAATATTGAAAGTATATTAAGAAATGTTTATATAAATTTTGGATACGAAGAAATTAAATCTCCAACATTAGAATTCTACGATGTGTATAATCTTGAAAATCAGCCTATAAGTCAGGAAAAAATGTATAAGCTATTTGATAACACAGGGAGAATTTTGGTGCTTAGGCCAGATATGACAACGCCAATTGCTAGAATTGCTGCTACAAAGGCAAAAAATAAAAATTATCCATTAAAGCTAAGCTATTTAGGTAATATATATAGGATGAATAAAGCACTTGATGGTAAGATAAGCGAAATTACTCAATCTGGAATAGAAATATTAGGCACTTCAAACCTTAGAGCGGATGCGGAAATTTTAATAACAGCTATAAAATCCATTTTAAAAACAGGACTTAAAGAATTTAAAATTGAGATAGGGCAGGTTGAATTTTTTAAAAGTATAATTGGAGCCACAAAGCTTTTAGAAGAAGATATTGAGAAATTAAGAAATTTAATTGAAAATAAAAATTTTAGTAAGGTTGAAGAGTTTATTACTGAAAAAGGTAATTTAATTGATAAGGTGAGCTCCGAAATATTAATGAAGCTTCCTACATTATTTGGAGGAGAGGAAGTTATAGAAAAAGCTGAAAAGTTAACTCATAATAAGGGAGCAATAGAAGCACTAGAAACTATTAAGAATTTATATGAAATATTAAAAATATCTGGCTTTGAAAAATATCTTTTAATAGATTTGGGAATGGTTCAACATATAAATTATTATACTGGACTTATTTTCAGAGGATACGCAGATGGAATTGGTGATGATCTTTTAAGTGGTGGAAGATATGACAAACTTATAGAACAATTTGGATGTGATATTCCTGCAACAGGACTTGCTATAAATGTTGATAACTTAGTCTCAGCACTTAATTATAAAGTAATGGAAGAAGATAAGCATGTAATTTTCACAGATATTAAAAATATAGCAGAGGCTTATGAGTTAATTGAAAAATTGAATTCAGAAGGCAAAAAGGCAGAGATAAGCTTGTTTGATAATATAGAAGATACAAAAAATCATTATCTTAAAAATAGCAATACTAAAATTTTTGATTTAAATACAGGAGAAACAATTTTGGGGGAAGGGTATTATGGAAAGAATTAA